One window of the Streptomyces sp. B3I8 genome contains the following:
- a CDS encoding DUF4238 domain-containing protein, with amino-acid sequence MYLKHFAQHTARRKYQLMVRRLDKIDEPFPVTPTGIAAETGYYWGISAEGVPHHHIEELFTSLEGHAEAVLKVILNDPNWALTPHWPLRPDQRHVLAWWMAAQILRTTRQRKRLTHQQTEAPDITDLPQEVHTLAQNNPHLRYIVENIVTLALILEARPWALGFSDMCLLTSDTPIAIWNRPDDEDQLRAAALSDILLPLDPHRFLFLPGPATRGTDRRKHVDHLMHAEGTIGFALVDVAYDVADQFVIHHPEHDPWKHWKPDSPGQPKPWDGQTHSAPQYILEYGVFPPSQNIERRWTVEHPPPRSPDDLHL; translated from the coding sequence ATGTACCTAAAGCACTTCGCCCAGCACACAGCACGCCGCAAGTACCAACTGATGGTGCGACGGCTTGACAAGATCGATGAACCGTTCCCGGTGACGCCCACCGGCATCGCTGCTGAGACCGGCTACTACTGGGGGATCAGTGCCGAAGGAGTCCCTCACCACCACATCGAGGAACTGTTCACCTCGCTCGAGGGACACGCCGAAGCAGTACTGAAGGTCATCCTGAACGACCCGAACTGGGCGCTCACACCGCACTGGCCGCTGCGCCCGGATCAGCGCCACGTCCTCGCCTGGTGGATGGCTGCCCAGATCTTGCGCACGACGCGCCAGCGCAAACGGCTCACCCACCAGCAGACCGAAGCACCGGACATCACCGACCTGCCGCAGGAAGTGCACACGCTCGCACAGAACAACCCCCACCTGCGCTACATCGTCGAGAACATCGTCACGTTGGCACTCATCCTGGAAGCACGTCCGTGGGCGCTGGGCTTCAGCGACATGTGCCTGCTGACCAGCGATACCCCCATCGCCATATGGAACCGCCCCGACGACGAAGACCAGCTGCGCGCTGCCGCACTGAGCGACATCCTGCTCCCGCTGGACCCTCACCGCTTTCTGTTCCTACCCGGCCCCGCTACCCGGGGCACGGACCGGCGTAAGCACGTGGACCACCTGATGCACGCGGAAGGCACCATCGGCTTCGCGCTCGTGGACGTGGCCTATGACGTAGCTGACCAGTTCGTGATCCACCACCCAGAGCACGATCCCTGGAAGCATTGGAAGCCGGACAGCCCAGGGCAGCCCAAACCATGGGACGGGCAGACGCATTCCGCTCCTCAGTACATCTTGGAGTACGGCGTATTTCCGCCCAGTCAGAACATCGAACGTCGCTGGACCGTGGAACACCCGCCGCCTCGCTCCCCAGATGACTTGCACCTCTGA